One Streptomyces sp. NBC_00554 DNA segment encodes these proteins:
- a CDS encoding ATP-binding cassette domain-containing protein, with protein sequence MVHVSATPVLALRGVSKRFGAVQALTDVDLEVHAGEVVALVGDNGAGKSTLVKTIAGVHPIDEGVIEWDGNPVSINKPHDAQGLGVATVYQDLALCDNLDVVGNLYLGRELLRRGVIDEVSMEKNARELLSTLSIRIPSVRIPIASLSGGQRQVVAIARALIGDPKVVILDEPTAALGVEQTAQVLDLVERLRERNLGVILISHNMADVKAVADTVAVLRLGKNNGSFPVKDTSHEEIIAAITGATDNAVTRRAGRRTAEAAK encoded by the coding sequence ATGGTTCACGTGTCTGCTACGCCCGTGCTGGCGTTGCGCGGAGTCTCCAAGCGATTCGGTGCGGTGCAGGCACTCACCGATGTCGATCTGGAGGTTCACGCCGGAGAAGTGGTCGCCCTGGTCGGCGACAACGGCGCAGGAAAGTCGACGCTGGTCAAGACGATCGCCGGCGTCCACCCCATCGATGAGGGCGTCATCGAGTGGGACGGCAACCCGGTCAGCATCAACAAGCCGCACGACGCCCAGGGACTCGGCGTCGCGACCGTCTACCAGGACCTCGCGCTGTGCGACAACCTCGACGTGGTCGGCAACCTCTACCTCGGCCGCGAGCTGCTCCGCCGCGGTGTCATCGACGAGGTGTCGATGGAGAAGAACGCGCGTGAACTGCTGAGCACGCTCTCCATCCGCATTCCGAGTGTGCGCATCCCGATCGCGAGCCTGTCCGGCGGTCAGCGCCAGGTCGTCGCCATCGCCCGCGCGCTGATAGGCGACCCCAAGGTCGTGATCCTCGACGAGCCCACCGCCGCCCTCGGTGTCGAGCAGACCGCGCAGGTCCTCGACCTGGTCGAGCGGCTGCGCGAGCGCAACCTCGGCGTCATCCTCATCAGCCACAACATGGCCGACGTCAAGGCGGTCGCGGACACCGTCGCCGTCCTGCGTCTGGGCAAGAACAACGGCTCCTTCCCCGTGAAGGACACCAGCCACGAAGAGATCATCGCCGCGATCACCGGGGCCACGGACAACGCCGTGACCCGTCGTGCGGGGCGTCGCACCGCGGAGGCGGCAAAGTGA
- a CDS encoding sugar ABC transporter substrate-binding protein translates to MNATMRRFVIGTAAFSMTLSAAACGKAGGDDSGSDSASSSGGNSIGLLLPDSVTTRYEKFDKPFFEAKVKELCGDCTVSYSNAGADAAKQAQQISTMVTKGVKVLVVDPQDSAATKSSIQAAVDKGVKVIAYDRLAQGPVSAYVSFDPIKVGELQGQALLDALGSKATPKSKVVMINGDDADPNAGLFKKGAHQALDGKVDIAYEQSGLWKDSVAAQKMSAAITQLGKNNIAGVYAANDGMAGGIATTLKGAGISSTPLTGQDAELAAIQRILVGTQSATIYKAFKPEAEAAAQLAVNLLQGKDISSLATQTETSGSGDKVPSRLLTPVSVTADNINDTVVKDGLYTVADICTAEYAAACKKAGLQ, encoded by the coding sequence ATGAACGCAACGATGCGCAGATTCGTCATAGGTACCGCCGCGTTTTCGATGACCCTTTCCGCGGCCGCTTGTGGGAAGGCCGGAGGCGACGACTCCGGCAGTGACAGCGCCAGCTCCTCCGGCGGCAACTCCATCGGGCTGCTGCTGCCGGACAGCGTCACCACGCGTTACGAGAAGTTCGACAAGCCGTTCTTCGAGGCCAAGGTCAAGGAGCTGTGCGGCGACTGCACCGTCTCCTACAGCAACGCCGGTGCCGACGCCGCCAAGCAGGCGCAGCAGATCAGCACCATGGTCACCAAGGGCGTGAAGGTGCTCGTGGTCGACCCGCAGGACTCCGCCGCGACCAAGTCCTCCATCCAGGCCGCGGTCGACAAGGGGGTCAAGGTGATCGCGTATGACCGCCTCGCCCAGGGCCCGGTCTCCGCGTATGTGTCCTTCGACCCGATCAAGGTCGGCGAGCTGCAGGGCCAGGCACTGCTCGACGCCCTCGGCTCCAAGGCGACCCCCAAGTCCAAGGTCGTCATGATCAACGGTGACGACGCCGACCCGAACGCCGGGCTGTTCAAGAAGGGCGCGCACCAGGCTCTGGACGGCAAGGTCGACATCGCCTACGAGCAGTCCGGCCTGTGGAAGGACTCGGTCGCCGCGCAGAAGATGTCCGCGGCCATCACCCAGCTCGGCAAGAACAACATCGCGGGCGTCTACGCCGCCAACGACGGCATGGCCGGCGGTATCGCGACCACCCTCAAGGGCGCCGGCATCAGCAGCACTCCGCTGACGGGCCAGGACGCCGAGCTCGCTGCCATCCAGCGGATCCTCGTCGGGACCCAGTCGGCCACCATCTACAAGGCGTTCAAGCCTGAGGCGGAGGCTGCAGCCCAACTGGCCGTCAACCTGCTGCAGGGCAAGGACATCTCCTCCCTGGCCACGCAGACCGAGACCAGCGGCTCCGGCGACAAGGTCCCCTCGCGGCTGCTGACCCCCGTGTCGGTGACGGCCGACAACATCAACGACACGGTCGTCAAGGACGGCCTGTACACGGTCGCCGACATCTGCACCGCCGAGTACGCCGCCGCCTGCAAGAAGGCCGGTCTTCAGTAG
- a CDS encoding transposase: MTITSLPQPTLPAQSEEPPAEDVILGVDTHKDVHVAAVITVLGVLLAHQEFPVTAAGYRQLLVWARSFGVLRRAGVECTGSYGAALTRFLSRESIHVVEVNQPDRALRRKHGKTDAVDAEAAARAVLSGRADVTPKTGQGPAADMRVLRLAKESAVKARTQAKNQLKAVLLGIDPEMRETLSDLSNTALIATCADLPDTGDAAVFTLRLLARRIQQLTAEVKELARRVTKAVRRCRPELLGIIGVGPDQGFGVVA; the protein is encoded by the coding sequence GTGACCATCACCAGCCTGCCCCAGCCGACTCTGCCCGCACAGTCTGAAGAACCGCCGGCAGAGGACGTGATCCTGGGGGTGGACACCCACAAGGACGTGCATGTTGCCGCCGTGATCACCGTGCTCGGGGTGCTCCTGGCCCACCAGGAGTTTCCGGTCACCGCTGCCGGATACCGTCAACTCCTGGTCTGGGCACGCTCTTTCGGCGTCCTGCGCCGAGCCGGTGTGGAGTGCACGGGTTCCTACGGAGCGGCCCTGACACGCTTCCTGAGCCGGGAGAGCATCCACGTTGTCGAGGTCAATCAGCCCGACCGGGCCCTGCGCCGCAAGCACGGCAAGACCGACGCCGTCGATGCGGAGGCCGCGGCCCGCGCGGTGCTGTCCGGACGCGCCGACGTCACGCCCAAGACCGGCCAGGGGCCGGCCGCCGACATGCGCGTGCTCCGTCTGGCGAAGGAATCGGCCGTCAAGGCCCGCACGCAGGCGAAGAATCAGCTCAAGGCCGTACTCCTCGGAATCGATCCCGAGATGCGCGAGACACTTTCCGACCTCAGCAATACGGCCCTGATCGCCACGTGCGCCGACCTTCCCGACACTGGCGATGCCGCCGTCTTCACTCTCCGGCTGCTGGCCCGGCGCATCCAGCAGCTGACCGCCGAGGTGAAGGAACTCGCCCGCCGGGTCACCAAGGCCGTTCGTCGGTGCCGGCCGGAGCTTCTGGGCATCATCGGGGTTGGGCCCGACCAGGGCTTCGGCGTAGTTGCATGA
- a CDS encoding SMI1/KNR4 family protein, producing MSSNNDEITQAERHFGVRFPQDYRHFLATQGSMSRFVPPADDFLVINDVAVLVDVNEAGEFQQRFPASLVIGGDGSREMLTYDFRQDPPPLVLIDVSAQDWSSAIHQAASLSALLEQFPESGWQWDDSEPSSP from the coding sequence ATGAGCTCGAACAACGATGAGATCACGCAGGCTGAGCGTCACTTCGGAGTCCGTTTTCCGCAGGACTACCGGCATTTCCTGGCCACGCAGGGAAGCATGAGCCGGTTTGTTCCCCCCGCAGATGACTTCCTGGTGATCAACGACGTTGCGGTGCTTGTCGATGTCAACGAGGCCGGAGAATTCCAACAACGCTTCCCCGCGAGCCTCGTCATCGGCGGGGACGGAAGCCGCGAAATGCTCACCTACGACTTCCGGCAGGACCCTCCGCCTCTGGTCCTGATCGACGTATCCGCTCAGGACTGGTCCTCCGCCATCCACCAGGCGGCTTCGCTGTCTGCCCTGCTTGAACAGTTCCCCGAAAGTGGATGGCAGTGGGACGACTCCGAACCCTCGTCCCCTTGA
- a CDS encoding transposase family protein → MTVLVMQADSSFWDSLVFDGIDDVDVEAVAAVFVTVDLVARGWVAGAACPDCGRFSDRVHGSYRRRRKDFPICEQGVAIRLQ, encoded by the coding sequence GTGACGGTGCTGGTCATGCAAGCTGACTCTTCGTTCTGGGACTCGCTGGTGTTCGACGGAATCGACGACGTGGACGTCGAGGCGGTGGCCGCCGTCTTCGTCACGGTCGACCTCGTGGCGAGAGGCTGGGTGGCCGGCGCTGCATGTCCGGACTGCGGCCGCTTCTCAGACCGGGTACACGGCTCCTACCGGCGCAGACGGAAGGATTTCCCAATCTGCGAGCAGGGCGTTGCGATCCGGCTTCAGTGA
- a CDS encoding transposase, which translates to MRAGCEATVSETVHAHGLRNCRYRGIAKTHVQHLLTAAGTNIIRLSDCFPPSAAPSRPPRPTSSFQLLCRKLMFSTSRDR; encoded by the coding sequence ATGCGGGCCGGCTGCGAAGCCACGGTCTCCGAGACCGTCCACGCCCACGGCCTGCGCAACTGCCGCTACCGGGGAATCGCCAAGACACATGTCCAACACCTCTTGACCGCCGCCGGGACCAACATCATCAGGCTCAGCGACTGCTTCCCACCCAGCGCTGCACCGTCACGACCACCTCGCCCCACGAGCTCATTCCAACTCCTCTGCCGAAAGCTGATGTTCAGCACCTCACGCGATCGGTGA
- a CDS encoding winged helix-turn-helix domain-containing protein: protein MRYAQGGGLTAERRAFRERLRAEAAERFARGDDTAVVAHDLRVTVRSVQRWRRAWAEGGTRALASKGPASLPLLSDELFAVLERELDKGPLAHGWPDQTWTLARIKTLIGRRFHRSYTIQGVAALLKRHGWTCQLPARRALERDETAVAGWVKETWPHVE, encoded by the coding sequence ATGAGGTACGCGCAGGGTGGCGGGCTGACCGCTGAGCGTCGGGCGTTTCGGGAGCGGCTTCGGGCAGAGGCGGCCGAGCGATTCGCGCGCGGTGACGACACCGCCGTTGTCGCTCATGACCTGCGGGTCACTGTCCGCTCGGTGCAGCGCTGGCGCAGAGCGTGGGCCGAGGGTGGGACGCGGGCTCTTGCGTCGAAGGGACCGGCGTCCCTGCCGCTGCTGAGCGATGAGCTGTTCGCGGTCCTGGAGCGGGAGTTGGACAAGGGCCCCCTCGCGCACGGCTGGCCCGACCAGACCTGGACTCTGGCACGGATCAAGACCCTGATCGGGCGCCGGTTCCACAGGAGCTACACGATCCAGGGCGTCGCGGCCCTGCTCAAACGGCACGGCTGGACCTGTCAGCTCCCCGCCCGCCGGGCCCTGGAACGCGACGAGACAGCGGTGGCCGGCTGGGTGAAGGAGACCTGGCCGCACGTGGAATGA
- a CDS encoding ISL3 family transposase, protein MQANAAFWDLLVFDGIDDVDVEAVTAVFGTIDVVARGRAAGAVCPDCGHFSERVHDSYQRRLKDLPLGGQSVVILLRVRRFICDVVGCPRRTFAEPFAQLTAPYARFTTRLNHTLERIGLALAGRAGARLAAQLGLGAGRMTLLRRVMALPDPQFTTPRVLGVDDFATRRGHSYATVITDGERHRPIDVLPGRERAPLAAWLAAHPGVEVICRDRAGAYAEGAALGAPHALQVADRYHLLQNLGQAVEKCVAAHRDCLRSIAPQPDAATEGNADGGSAVEPRSLSWPTGRRAERMRAHHALVHGLLSEGMGLRAIARHLGWGRHTVQRYARAARWQDIVTGRSSRSSRLDVYQPYLQRRIDETDGAITIIELGEELADRGHPVPYSSLRDWARSRLQWPDAPAPAPAAPSVRAVVGWITRHPDTLTEDENRLLKAVLDGCPELEQTHELVRDFAQMLTQRTGADLPDWINTARAAQLPGITGFARGLTSDLEAVIAGLTLHWSSGGTEGAVTRVKKIKRQLYGRAGFALLRKMILLQ, encoded by the coding sequence ATGCAGGCCAATGCAGCGTTCTGGGACTTGTTGGTGTTCGACGGGATCGACGATGTGGACGTCGAGGCGGTGACCGCTGTCTTCGGCACGATCGACGTCGTGGCGAGAGGCCGGGCTGCGGGTGCCGTTTGTCCGGACTGCGGTCACTTCTCGGAACGGGTGCACGACTCCTACCAGCGCAGGTTGAAGGATCTCCCGCTTGGCGGGCAGAGCGTCGTGATCCTGCTGCGGGTCCGGCGCTTCATCTGCGACGTCGTGGGCTGTCCACGCCGCACGTTCGCCGAGCCGTTCGCGCAGCTGACCGCCCCGTATGCACGCTTCACCACCCGGCTCAACCACACCTTGGAGCGCATCGGGCTCGCGCTGGCCGGACGGGCCGGCGCCCGGCTGGCAGCCCAACTGGGCCTTGGCGCTGGGCGGATGACCCTGCTGCGCCGCGTCATGGCGCTGCCGGATCCGCAGTTCACCACGCCGCGTGTACTCGGGGTGGACGATTTCGCCACCCGGCGTGGCCACTCGTATGCCACCGTGATCACGGATGGCGAACGCCACCGGCCCATCGATGTCCTGCCGGGACGCGAAAGGGCCCCCTTGGCAGCGTGGCTGGCGGCCCACCCGGGAGTTGAGGTGATCTGCCGTGACCGCGCAGGCGCCTACGCCGAGGGCGCCGCACTCGGAGCCCCGCACGCACTCCAGGTCGCGGACAGGTATCACTTGCTGCAGAACCTCGGCCAGGCCGTTGAGAAGTGCGTTGCCGCGCACCGTGACTGCCTGCGTTCCATCGCACCGCAGCCGGACGCGGCCACCGAGGGAAACGCCGACGGAGGCTCCGCCGTCGAGCCGCGCTCACTCTCTTGGCCCACTGGCCGGCGGGCCGAGCGGATGCGCGCCCATCATGCCCTGGTTCACGGCCTGTTGAGCGAGGGGATGGGACTCCGTGCCATTGCCCGCCACCTGGGCTGGGGAAGGCACACCGTCCAGCGGTATGCGCGCGCCGCCCGCTGGCAGGACATAGTCACCGGCCGCAGTTCCCGCAGCAGCCGCCTCGATGTTTATCAGCCATACCTGCAACGGCGCATCGACGAAACCGACGGCGCGATCACCATCATCGAGTTAGGCGAGGAACTCGCCGACCGCGGTCATCCGGTGCCCTACAGCAGCCTGCGGGACTGGGCCCGCAGCCGCCTGCAGTGGCCCGACGCACCCGCACCGGCCCCCGCGGCGCCGTCCGTCCGCGCCGTCGTCGGCTGGATCACCCGACACCCCGACACCCTCACCGAGGACGAGAACCGGCTGCTCAAGGCGGTACTCGACGGCTGCCCGGAGCTGGAGCAAACTCATGAACTCGTACGGGACTTCGCCCAGATGCTCACCCAGCGCACCGGCGCTGACCTGCCGGACTGGATCAACACCGCCCGCGCCGCGCAGTTGCCCGGCATCACCGGCTTCGCCCGCGGACTGACCTCCGACCTCGAAGCCGTGATCGCCGGACTGACCCTGCACTGGAGCTCGGGAGGCACCGAGGGCGCCGTGACACGCGTGAAAAAGATCAAGAGGCAGCTCTACGGCCGAGCCGGATTCGCATTACTTCGCAAGATGATCCTGCTTCAGTGA
- a CDS encoding RidA family protein: protein MPRKVISTPEAPEYPSYSQAVKVGNTIYVAGTVGVDVATGELAGPTIQEQTRQSLLNCQAILRAGGAELGDAVMIHTLLMRPEDADGVIEVFDEFFPDVRPPRCVSKLGVDRPGILVSIALVAVTD, encoded by the coding sequence ATGCCCCGAAAGGTCATCTCCACCCCCGAAGCGCCGGAGTACCCCAGCTACAGCCAGGCGGTCAAAGTCGGCAACACGATCTACGTTGCCGGAACAGTCGGTGTCGACGTGGCAACCGGTGAACTCGCAGGGCCCACGATCCAGGAGCAGACCCGCCAGTCATTGCTCAACTGCCAGGCAATCCTGCGCGCCGGGGGCGCCGAGTTGGGCGACGCCGTCATGATCCACACCCTGCTCATGCGACCCGAAGACGCCGACGGCGTCATCGAGGTCTTCGACGAGTTCTTCCCCGACGTGCGGCCACCCCGCTGCGTGAGCAAGCTGGGTGTCGACCGGCCGGGGATCCTGGTGTCCATCGCCCTTGTAGCCGTCACGGACTGA
- a CDS encoding CHAT domain-containing protein gives MAPDETPRAAEAIRDRLRQYELTGDPTLVTGGQARREAAELLAGSPGVEEYLLAGRLAWYRHLAFGERRNVRELVDALRLLAPVYASAPDRLPPPLRVVYEAAQPDTPLLDASRLAAAAIELLNAEEPDTVLAIALQRLAIAHCEDNRLRPELLDGLGAALVRRFTERQDADLLRESVTVRRHAVALAKSGDPAVPSMLSSLANALYRLFVVLGESAHLSEAVAAAQRAVELSPAEDAGLPDRYSDLSEMLFAKFMTTADVTGQLIPEDALEAAGAASSALSRGGEAHPRRDLHQALYDQAWEALQLIAMANHQGDEPIEMMNVNLRKTQIALLRAELESAAEADPPIRAGLLRSLAEVHLDRFEAVASRLDLDDGIRAARAAVDTSPPTHPDHFRILRILARALLASYRVSGDLDALRTAVDTYQQVANLTPPDCEDRADILSETASLLLTQCRPGETDALDNAISTARAAVMAAEPDSGAHGRALAGLGTALELRYRSGEGTQADLDEGIEMQLLGLNQLPEDHPDWSPALANVASGLLLRYGLLRQDSDLDEAVARARDAMDAVRSRPDQWMRIAEPSDVLADALVIRYRSRGDLSDLDEAITVLKVAVEAAPLGLQVVTRYCEDLAMYFLLRYERSDAEEDLDQASEFSLRAVESAPDNVDALTARAFALFTRAKDDEALTDEAIAVAWQALERTPQGSATSPALLRSLAYMLTTKAYRILASSTLGSSARPRRLRDWPREWKKRYSVGLLAMEAQELLEEAVRSDPDDYPICAAELGDVLVLLHRTLRRSRRVQDKAASYYRTTALSESTPPDLRLSAARRWGLALAATQDWDGATDAYALAIDLLPQLAPRSLRHADREHGLSNVSGLAADAAACAVRAGRPVDAVRLFEAGRGVLWAQELEERDESTRLREQVPDLANRFERLRELIGHSGTDMAPGPAMTDSFGWRAVSDPPTPGAAAAARQRLTDDWRTLLAEIRALPGFTDFLSAPELEGMPLHPGVVGPVALLSASAHGGCALLLHPDGRVDPLPLPLLTDRSTTKKASEFLLALEVLHQHDVSLRDQKTAQDTIRATLTWLWTVVVAPVLDRLGFTRAAPTRLLPRIWCSPSGPLSCFPLHAAMSDSGERALDRAVFSYTSTARALRRAQALPQLPDNDARVLVVAMPETQGELPLPAALDEARSLVRTFNATELIGSAATHDAVRSALPSYGIVHFACHGRYDPAHPAESRLLLYDHQTHPFTVREVSQLHLPRARLAYLSACSTASFSGVLVDEAIHLSAAFQSAGFPQVIGTLWPVADAIAAEVCEAVYTGLRTGHGGGLEIGQAARALHGAIRELSDRYPATPSLWAAYLHVGP, from the coding sequence ATGGCACCGGACGAAACTCCACGAGCAGCAGAGGCCATACGTGACCGGTTGCGGCAGTACGAACTGACGGGGGATCCGACACTGGTCACCGGCGGCCAGGCGCGACGTGAGGCAGCGGAACTGCTGGCCGGGTCTCCCGGAGTGGAGGAGTATCTGCTCGCCGGACGGCTCGCCTGGTATCGGCATCTCGCTTTCGGCGAGCGTCGCAACGTGCGGGAACTGGTGGACGCCCTGCGACTGCTCGCCCCGGTGTACGCGAGCGCGCCTGACCGCCTTCCGCCGCCGCTACGAGTGGTATATGAGGCGGCGCAGCCCGACACCCCGCTTCTCGATGCATCGCGACTCGCCGCGGCCGCCATCGAGCTGCTCAACGCGGAGGAGCCGGACACCGTGCTGGCCATCGCGCTCCAGCGACTGGCCATCGCGCACTGCGAAGACAACCGGCTCCGGCCGGAACTGCTCGACGGTCTTGGCGCAGCCCTGGTGCGGCGGTTCACGGAACGTCAGGATGCGGACCTGCTTCGCGAATCCGTCACCGTACGCCGCCATGCTGTGGCATTGGCGAAGAGCGGTGACCCTGCCGTGCCTTCGATGCTAAGCAGCCTTGCGAATGCTCTCTATCGCCTCTTCGTAGTGCTCGGAGAGTCCGCCCACCTTTCGGAGGCCGTGGCGGCCGCCCAGCGCGCGGTGGAGCTTTCGCCGGCCGAGGACGCCGGGTTACCGGACCGCTACAGTGATCTCAGTGAGATGCTGTTCGCAAAGTTCATGACAACGGCAGACGTCACCGGGCAGCTGATCCCGGAGGACGCCCTCGAAGCTGCGGGGGCCGCGTCCAGCGCCCTTTCGCGTGGTGGGGAAGCCCATCCTCGTAGAGATCTGCACCAGGCCCTCTACGATCAAGCATGGGAGGCGCTTCAGCTGATAGCCATGGCCAACCATCAGGGCGACGAACCCATCGAGATGATGAACGTCAACCTCCGCAAGACGCAGATCGCCCTGCTCCGGGCAGAGCTGGAATCCGCGGCCGAAGCCGATCCCCCGATCCGTGCGGGTCTTCTCCGTTCCCTGGCCGAGGTGCATCTGGACCGGTTCGAGGCTGTGGCTAGCCGTCTAGACCTGGACGACGGCATACGGGCGGCCCGGGCCGCGGTGGACACGTCCCCGCCGACGCATCCCGACCATTTCCGGATCCTGCGGATACTCGCGAGGGCCCTGCTTGCCTCGTACCGCGTGTCGGGCGATCTTGACGCGCTCCGCACGGCAGTCGACACTTACCAGCAGGTCGCGAACCTCACTCCGCCGGACTGCGAGGACCGTGCCGACATTCTCAGCGAAACAGCCAGCCTCCTATTGACGCAGTGCCGTCCTGGTGAGACCGACGCGCTGGACAACGCGATCAGCACCGCGCGTGCGGCCGTCATGGCGGCGGAGCCCGACAGTGGTGCACACGGCAGAGCGCTGGCAGGGCTCGGCACCGCGCTCGAGCTTCGCTACCGCTCCGGCGAAGGCACTCAGGCGGATCTCGACGAGGGGATCGAGATGCAGCTCCTGGGGCTGAACCAACTTCCTGAGGATCACCCTGACTGGAGCCCGGCCCTGGCGAATGTGGCCAGCGGACTGCTCCTGCGTTACGGATTGCTGCGCCAGGACTCCGATCTCGACGAGGCCGTGGCACGTGCCCGCGACGCCATGGACGCCGTTCGTTCCCGTCCTGATCAGTGGATGCGTATCGCAGAGCCGAGCGACGTCCTGGCCGATGCCCTCGTAATCCGATATCGGAGCCGTGGCGACCTGTCGGATCTCGACGAGGCGATCACCGTGCTGAAGGTCGCCGTGGAGGCCGCACCGCTTGGGTTGCAAGTGGTCACTCGTTACTGCGAAGACCTCGCCATGTACTTCCTGCTGCGTTATGAGCGCAGTGACGCGGAAGAGGATCTGGACCAGGCGTCCGAGTTCAGCCTCAGGGCGGTCGAGTCGGCACCGGACAATGTGGATGCCCTCACAGCGCGGGCGTTCGCCTTGTTCACACGAGCCAAGGATGATGAGGCGCTCACGGACGAGGCAATCGCCGTGGCCTGGCAGGCACTGGAGCGGACCCCGCAGGGCAGCGCCACCTCTCCCGCGCTGCTGCGCTCGCTCGCCTACATGCTCACCACCAAGGCCTACCGCATATTGGCGTCTTCAACCCTCGGTTCCAGTGCGCGGCCACGACGCCTGCGTGACTGGCCGCGAGAATGGAAGAAGCGCTATTCGGTTGGGCTGCTGGCCATGGAAGCGCAGGAACTGCTGGAGGAGGCGGTACGGAGCGATCCCGATGACTATCCCATTTGCGCAGCCGAATTGGGCGACGTGCTGGTGCTGCTGCACAGAACGCTGCGGAGAAGCCGCCGAGTGCAGGACAAGGCCGCCAGCTACTACCGCACGACCGCCCTCAGCGAGTCCACACCGCCGGACCTCCGGCTCAGCGCGGCACGGCGATGGGGGCTGGCACTGGCCGCAACCCAGGACTGGGATGGCGCAACCGACGCCTACGCGCTGGCCATTGATCTCCTACCGCAGCTTGCACCGCGATCGCTGCGCCACGCCGACCGGGAACACGGCCTGAGTAACGTGAGCGGTCTGGCAGCCGACGCCGCCGCATGTGCCGTACGAGCCGGGCGGCCGGTCGATGCCGTCAGGCTGTTTGAGGCCGGCCGGGGTGTGCTGTGGGCCCAGGAACTGGAGGAGCGGGATGAATCGACCCGGCTGCGAGAGCAAGTTCCAGACCTGGCGAACCGTTTCGAGCGGCTGCGCGAACTAATCGGTCATTCCGGCACCGACATGGCGCCCGGTCCGGCGATGACCGACTCCTTCGGGTGGCGGGCCGTCTCCGATCCGCCGACACCCGGCGCCGCTGCGGCTGCAAGACAGCGGCTGACCGACGACTGGCGCACCCTGCTTGCTGAAATCCGTGCGCTCCCCGGCTTCACCGACTTCCTCAGCGCGCCAGAACTTGAGGGCATGCCGCTCCACCCCGGTGTGGTCGGGCCCGTTGCCTTGCTGAGTGCAAGCGCACACGGCGGCTGCGCCCTCCTGTTGCACCCCGACGGTCGCGTTGATCCGCTGCCTCTCCCTCTGTTGACGGATCGATCGACGACAAAGAAGGCCTCGGAATTCCTCCTCGCCCTGGAGGTTCTTCATCAGCACGACGTATCTCTACGGGATCAAAAGACCGCCCAGGACACCATTCGGGCAACACTGACCTGGCTCTGGACGGTGGTAGTGGCTCCCGTGCTCGACCGGCTCGGCTTCACCAGAGCGGCACCGACCCGCCTACTGCCGCGCATATGGTGTTCGCCGAGCGGGCCACTGTCCTGCTTCCCTCTCCACGCGGCGATGTCGGACAGCGGGGAACGGGCGCTGGACCGTGCGGTCTTCTCATACACCTCGACAGCGCGCGCTCTGCGTCGCGCGCAGGCGCTTCCTCAACTGCCGGACAACGATGCCCGTGTGCTCGTGGTGGCCATGCCCGAGACGCAGGGCGAGTTGCCACTGCCGGCCGCCCTCGACGAGGCTCGTTCATTGGTCCGCACGTTCAACGCGACTGAATTGATCGGTTCGGCCGCCACCCATGACGCTGTTCGGTCGGCATTGCCGTCATACGGGATCGTTCACTTCGCGTGCCACGGCCGTTACGACCCGGCGCACCCCGCGGAAAGCCGGCTGCTCCTGTACGACCACCAGACTCATCCGTTCACCGTACGGGAGGTCTCACAGCTGCACCTGCCCCGAGCCCGGCTGGCCTACCTGTCGGCATGTTCCACGGCATCGTTCAGCGGCGTGCTTGTGGACGAGGCGATCCATCTGTCGGCGGCGTTCCAGTCCGCGGGGTTTCCCCAGGTGATCGGGACACTGTGGCCGGTGGCTGACGCAATCGCGGCGGAGGTGTGCGAAGCCGTGTACACCGGTCTGCGCACGGGCCATGGTGGAGGCCTGGAGATCGGGCAAGCGGCTCGCGCACTCCACGGGGCGATTCGAGAACTGAGCGACCGGTACCCCGCCACGCCGAGTCTTTGGGCGGCATACCTGCACGTAGGCCCGTGA